Part of the Henckelia pumila isolate YLH828 chromosome 2, ASM3356847v2, whole genome shotgun sequence genome is shown below.
TTATATAACCAATGGAATTGGAGTCACTTTCGCATAAGAATTGCGAATAACTGAGTAGTACTACTCATGATCTCAACTGATCCTGATGAATGAATGATGGAAGAAAGCTTGGATTTATTCTGAATGgcttttctgaagatttcttctGTTTTTTTATTCCCGAAGTGATTGGCGACAGTTCCCTCTCCAACTGCTCTAAAGCTCAGTATCTCCGCCTCAAGCTGCTCAGGTGATTTGGGTGTTCGTATAACCTCCATTTTCAACACGCTGAAACGCCCATTTTTCTCAACGATTTTCGACATTTGTTCGACTGAAACAAATACAATAGGGAAGTTGAATGAGTCCATCTCATCTTGCTTCATCATTCCCTGcagataaaattattaataataataatatacttGTATGAAAATGAGGGAAATTTGCGTTTTTGGTtttgtatatttgtcactttgcaatTTCGATCctctatatttttagattttagttttagtccgctttctttatttttttggcaattttagtcatttttccgatATGGCACTAATACATTGTTCATGtgaagctgacgtgtacagtgtcacgtaagcatttttgaataaaaaagaccgaaattgccaaaaaaacgGAACATGCaggcaggactaaaactgaaccAAAACCGCAAaatgacaaatatatataaccaaaattgcagttttttatgaaaatgttaaattaattaatatataattcaaaggacgaacaatatttatttaattacctCTTTAACCATGTCACATAGGTTGGATTCCAAGAAAGTTAAAGCTACGCCACTAGAATGTGCAACAACTCCATCGGCCACCCCAGGAATGAGTATCACAATCATCCCCCCTCGCACAATCTCCATTCCTCTAGCATTCAGAAACGCGTCCATATCTTGTTCAAACTGCGCTGCATAAGCTCCCACGACTTCCTTTTTCGCGCCGCGTCCCGTGTAGTGAATTTTTCCTTTGTTCCATGCTGGAGACTCTTTGTCCACCAATTCTTTAGGTATCTTAGAAAGCCATTGGAGTGCAAAACTGGAATATGCTACGCATATGGATGAATCCGGGAACAATCGGCCCCAAAAAGACCCCGCTACTCCCGCTGCATAGTAGCGTTTATCCACCGGGAGAGATGCGAACAGGCTATTGAAGTCATTAGCAACTCTGTCGTTGAAAAAAACTTGGAATTCGAGGTTTGTGGGGTTGTGGCCTTGTATGTCATACTTCTCTCCAACACCATCGATTATGTTTTCCATTGCTAAGAAAGTGTTGGGGCCAATTGAGCAGCCCAAATCCGCGATCGTGAATGCGTTCCCAGATGATACGAGGCTTTTTACGTCAAGATTTTGTATCAGGACATGCTTGATTAGGTTCTTGGCCGAATCGTACTCTTCTCTCTGCCCAAGATATATCGATGCAATGAACAAACCAAAATTAACATGATCATTTACATGAAACAATATATATGCCATGTACGTGTGATCAGTAATTTGAAACAATATGCCATGAAGTGGTATTAGATGCAACCTGACGCTGGGAATTATTGGCATAGCTATATGTACCAATTCCGCCTTTCATTGGAGCTCCAGCTGCCATTGTCGATCGCCTCTCTTGGATTAATTTGCAAGTGGGAAATTACTTTTATTTCTTCTCAAGTGGTGCATGCATGTCTTATATAGCTAGATACCAAGTGATGATGCCTTAGTATTTATAGAGCTCctgaaaataaatttataattgtttttacagataaaatatattataaaagaaATATATGAAATGGAAAATAAAAGACATACATAAATCCGAGGATGATATATGGACCAAGAAATTTATTGTTGGCAGATTAAAATATGgaattttttaaatatgaaaaaattataattttgattCTCTAACTTAGATGTTCTCTCTATTATATCTTAATTTATATCGGTCAATTTGCAAtcttaatatattaattttcatattttttttacaattaatCATCAATTTTTCATGGTTGTGAAGATATGGCACATGAAAATGATAAGACATCGTCGAAAATTGCTGACATGACGATTGATGTTACTAACGTATACGTCAACACTCCGGTGGAAGAACAAAAATTAGTGAAAAAAGTGTAAGTTAGTAGACTAAAACCCCTGAATCCATTTATACAAgaaaaaacaatgaaaatcgTGCAAGTTACAATACCCAAATAAGTAATTTCCACTTGAATACATAGAAGTAGGATTTCAATCTAGAAATTAAAAATGTTGAATggatgaattaattaatttgctATATTGTCCCGATTGAACCGTAAAAGTGTTTCTAATTATCTTTGTTTTTCCTTCATTACTACAAATGGGATATATAGGTTACTTTGattgaattaatttatttttggttgAGAAATTGATTGAATTTAATTTTAGTGGGCTAGAATCATCCCTATGCTAATACATTGCAGCTAGTTTTTAATgtattattaattgtttttaaaataatttaacaaGTGTACCATATCAATTAATATCACGCGTCCCGAAATTTGAATTAGTTGACATCGACATTATTTAACATTTTCACAAACAACAAACCTCGGATTTCAGAAATGTCAGAAATCAGTCTATTCATTCATAAAAATGAAATACAGTGTCTTtcataaactcaaaatttaattgTCTTTACAACTTTTAACTGAAAACAACTAAAATTAATATACATCGTTTTAATACAATCAAATGGAAAAACTAAACATCATCAGCCTATTGTCTTCTTCAGTACCAACCCCAAAACTAGTTTTGCTCGTCATCTTCAATCTCTTCTTCGTTCTTATCTGAGACGGTTTTATTTGGGTAAGTGATCTGGGTGTCACtcagtaaataaaaaaaaaattgttccagcttttaaattatttttcagAAACTTATATAAATATACTGAAACATAACTGGACTGTACTGAACTGAACTGAACATTCATATACTTAACAGAATACAAAATCAAGTTATGCACCATTTTTACTTATGAATTTCGTGGCTAACTGTTACGTGTTTTTCTCTCGCAAGTGCAGGGTACTATCGACGGTTTATCAAGAATATCTCACATATTTCTATACCACAGACACAGTTGATAAGGAAAGATGTTCCTTTTGTCTTGTCAGTTGAGTGTGACTAGAGCTTTGATGAGTTgatgttgcgtgtttttcgctcgcaagcgcacgatgtcaagttataatacaggaattaagtccaagtcgatcccatggagaatgaataaatgatattatatcaaatattttcaactaataaaatcctaattctatgtagagctacgaaagtggtttgatttttaggaaactaaaatttgcaagaaataaaattaaataaccacgagttcacgagataacaaaaatcaataagcgatgaatgctagaggttcaaCTTCCATAGACTatccaccacaatttatttttaatgatcgttcaattatcaattcttctaatttattaatcaagaatccctattattttctactacctctctcgagtgtcaagcataaattcgtattcaatagcaaacttAATATTTCTATCTAAATTCAACTATTAAATCTGGCAAATGGCACGAGAATTATTCTAAAGACTTCTATGGATTTATATTCCTCTCGAACAatattgataagtgcaatttatgcacttaatttatgtataattttacttggcttttgtgatatatcgagtggatattatgtgtattagttgttgtttttgttagttgcaaggattggtgcaaaagtagcaagaaaaagcagaaggatgcattatgaagtatcaacttcagaaaattactgggaattattgaagaatcaaaatccaatctccaccgttcatattaaatttaggatgttttgaagctgctgtcaaaatttcagctcaatccgacagttagattgtgagatatgattttttgaaaattgtcgcgcgatGCAGATTTTTTTCTAACCCGAGagccatgcgcgggcgcgcctcattcacgcgcgggcgcgcgtcagGGCAAATTTTGAGCATCTGGAGACAAAGAGTCATGCGCGGGCGCCCCTCTcttcaggcgcgggcgcaccaTCCCGAAAGtcagttttttgggtttttcgggaaggaaaccTTTGGACTTTCGTTGGCTTTTATATATTGGATGTGaagcacatataaaagagattcttTTGCACACAATTGAGGGAAAAAGCCGCCGCATAGAGAGAAACACATCAAGGATTGATCGAGAGAAGATTTTGGAGACTTTGGAAGAGAAAATTCTGCACAAGTTGGAAGAACATCAAAGAACAAAGACGAAGATAGATCATCCGGACACGAAAGATCgaatatttggatttgttttctttctcttttaatttgtattattgatttgatgtcttgtttcatgaatatgaattggtttcaactattttttattatgaactaaactttttaagtctagaggttgatgtagcctggtcaagacatgttcatgaattattgattttaatgatttgagttcttctaaattaattgtgattccagttttgatagtcttttcaatttactggccataaattgatttgttatatttatttagaatccggcactcgggagaggggatttctaataggatcaatagaattcacactattaattgtttacatgactcgggagagcatataactttaatagagcctagaaaaaacattgttttacacatatcattacaagtagattcttaatagggatattggaattgatctgtgattgatacattctatttgatactcgggagagggaaataatataatctatgtgttcttggttattaattgaaatgaactcatgaaaaatagattaattaggaatgaatattgtcgagaccaggtgaaatcaaaacatctagactatttctctctgattgataatctcttaaggattgtgtGTGTGCGCGCGTTTACAAActttactatttatttaattgttcaacaaatttccaaagtttgattttctagataaaattaagactattttaattacaagtattgaatattttcaaattactctttgtgggatcgatactctctctttcactatattaaaacttgacactcgtacgcttgcgagtatttttcacaacaagtttttggcgccgttgtcggggagtaaattttgattattttttaatcttgttaccaattagtctagattttaatttagagttttttttattttatgttaatttactaattgatttcttcttatttttaattgcagtctatgcgac
Proteins encoded:
- the LOC140877065 gene encoding loganic acid O-methyltransferase-like, whose protein sequence is MAAGAPMKGGIGTYSYANNSQRQREEYDSAKNLIKHVLIQNLDVKSLVSSGNAFTIADLGCSIGPNTFLAMENIIDGVGEKYDIQGHNPTNLEFQVFFNDRVANDFNSLFASLPVDKRYYAAGVAGSFWGRLFPDSSICVAYSSFALQWLSKIPKELVDKESPAWNKGKIHYTGRGAKKEVVGAYAAQFEQDMDAFLNARGMEIVRGGMIVILIPGVADGVVAHSSGVALTFLESNLCDMVKESNKCRKSLRKMGVSAC